A window of Kwoniella newhampshirensis strain CBS 13917 chromosome 9, whole genome shotgun sequence contains these coding sequences:
- a CDS encoding ATP synthase F1, gamma subunit encodes MFSRAVRPAVSVARNAQQQQGMATLREIEQRLKSVKNIEKITKSMKVVASTKLTRAERAMREAKKYGAANNELFKATQTENPEEAPKILYVGISSDGGLCGGIHSSISRAIKKEMAVNPGTLAVVGDKPKAQLSRAMPQAFKVSFNSVGKDVPTFAEASAIADEIIKNGGEWDEIKIVSNKYLSAISYESGITSVISAKALAAAAGFQQYEMEEDVSKDLAEFALANAIYTALVEGHAAEISARRTAMENASNNALDMIGSLQLQYNRGRQAVITNELIDIITGASAL; translated from the exons ATGTTCTCACGAGCAGTCCGACCCGCCGTGTCCGTCGCCAGAAATgctcaacagcaacagGGGATGGCTACCCTCCGAGAGATCGAGCAGAG ATTGAAGTCTGTCAAGAACATTGAGAAGATCacgaag TCCATGAAGGTCGTCGCTTCCACCAAGCTGACCCGTGCCGAGAGGGCCATGCGAGAGGCTAAGAAGTACGGTGCTGCCAACAACG AGCTTTTCAAGGCCACTCAAACCGAGAACCCCGAGGAGGCTCCCAAGATCCTTTACGTCGGTATCTCCTCCGACGGTGGTCTTTGCGGCGGTATCcactcttccatctcccgagccatcaagaaggagatggctGTCAACCCCGGTACTCTCGCTGTTGTCGGTGACAAGCCCAAGGCCCAGTTGTCTCGTGCTATGCCCCAAGCGTTCAAGGTCTCTTTCAACTCTGTTGGAAAGGATGTCCCCACTTTCGCCGAGGCTTCCGCTATCGCTgatgagatcatcaagaacGGCGGTGAAtgggatgag ATCAAGATTGTCTCCAACAAATACCTCTCTGCCATCTCTTACGAGTCCGGTATCACCTCCGTCATCTCCGCCAAGGCTCTCGCTGCCGCCGCCGGTTTCCAGCAAtacgagatggaggaggatgtctCCAAGGATCTCGCAGAGTTTGCCCTTGCCAACGCTATCTACACCGCTCTCGTCGAGGGTCACGCCGCCGAGATCAGTGCCAGGAGAACTGCCATGGAGAATGCTTCCAAC AACGCCCTCGACATGATCGGTTCTCTCCAACTCCAATACAACCGAGGTCGTCAAGCCGT
- a CDS encoding peptidyl-prolyl cis-trans isomerase-like 3 has product MDGWRKTEFRVFHRIHNNLDTASASFSFNLLYPFSVLQETEEILSSLETASSFDSREMSVTLHTTSGDIKIEIFCEAVPRTAENFLALCASGSYDGTLFHRNIRGFMIQGGDPSGTGKGGQSIWGRPFADEIRQTLRFNTRGVVAMANGGPDTNKSQFFITYAKQPSLDGKYSIFGKVIDGLDTTLDTMERVPVNPKNRPLTEIKLLNVTIHANPIADQAK; this is encoded by the exons atggatgggtggaggaagactgAATTCCGTGTTTTCCATCGCATTCACAACAACCTCGATAcagcttcagcttctttctccttcaactTATTATACCCATTCTCGGTCCTCCAGGAGACAGAAGAAATATTGAGCTCTCTCGAGACGGCGAGCAGCTTCGATAGCCGAGAAATG TCCGTCACTCTACACACGACGTCAGGGGATATCAAG ATCGAGATATTCTGTGAAGCAGTCCCCAGAACagcagag AATTTCCTCGCATTATGCGCATCCGGGTCATATGACGGGACTCTGTTCCATAGAAATATCAGAGGGTTCATGATACAAGGAGGTGATCCATCTGGGACAGGGAAGGGTGGACAGAGTATATGGGGCAGACCATTCGCCGATGAGATCAGACAGACTTTACGG TTCAATACCCGAGGAGTGGTGGCCATGGCCAACGGAGGACCAGATACAAACAAGTCTCAA TTCTTCATAACATATGCTAAACAACCGAGTCTGGACGGGAAATATTCCATCTTCGGCAA GGTCATAGATGGACTCGATACAACTCTCGACACGATGGAAAGAGTACCAGTAAATCCCAAAAACAGACCATTGACAGAGATCAAATTGCTCAACGTTACAATACACGCCAACCCTATCGCCGACCAAGCCAAGTGA
- a CDS encoding DNA repair protein (mre11): MAASVNGRSVAGSENGEEPNPSIVRQNPDNCFRILLATDNHIGYAEKDPVRGQDAINTFREILEIARDAEVDFILLAGDLFHENRPSRTCMHQTIALLREYTLGDKAVPFELLSDPMDGSAPGFSFPAVNYEDPNLNIAIPVFSIHGNHDDPQGTGPEGALCALDVLSVSGVLNYFGKVDLEADEAAPDDGADKGIRIKPVLLRKGSSHLAMYGVGNVKDARMHYELRSNRVKMYMPEGGDVPEEDWFNILLIHQNRVKHGPQQSVPEGMFDDSIRLVVWGHEHDCRITPEKVEGKDYWISQPGSSVATSLAPGEAIPKHVGILSIQGSQFQIAEIPLKTVRPFEMDEVILSYAAEQGALSLDDKDSITHYLRTQVNGLIDKAKASWKERNLGSREKMMLPLIRLKVETSDAKEMTNPVRFGQDYVDKVANPRDILQYYRKKRVAERKAKNLPDQPDDDDDDWEGEDPAAMTANDKLSKLRMANLVKQYLQAQSLEVLVENGLEDAVMRFVEKDDKDAIKDFVADTLKAVGRDMRSKEMDEDEVEEAMTRAKEHAASQYAETRPAPKEKEKKGKSRRKDSDVDSMLAEEDNMMDLDSDASFPTKKVPVRKGAKVPTATAKGKGRKPLFDDASDEDEEESDEEEEEEEEGVIPAKKGRGTASASASSRKAPAKAPARKAPVKAPAKRGATSTTAKGGRGLAQPQLSFSKGGVGRVSKPIELSDDDD; encoded by the exons ATGGCAGCCTCGGTCAACGGGAGGTCAGTTGCtgggag CGAGAATGGCGAGGAGCCTAACCCGAGCATCGTTCGACAGA ATCCTGACAA CTGCTTTCGGATCCTCCTTGCAACCGACAATCATATCGGTTACGCCGAGAAAGACCCCGTCCGCGGCCAAGATGCGATCAACACCTTTCGCGAGATACTGGAAATAGCGCGGGATGCAGAGGTCGATTTCATCCTGCTTGCAGGTGATCTGTTTCACGAGAACAGACCGAGTAGGACATGTATGCATCAGACCATTGCGTTGTTGCGAGAATATACTTTGGGAGATAAAGCAGTTCCG TTCGAATTGTTGAGTGATCCTATGGACGGAAGTGCGCCTGGATTCTC GTTTCCAGCTGTCAACTACGAAGATCCCAACCTCAACATTGCAATTCCAGTCTTCTCAATCCATGGCAATCACGACGATCCTCAAGGTACTGGTCCG GAAGGTGCACTCTGCGCACTTGACGTTCTGTCAGTCTCCGGTGTCCTCAATTACTTCGGCAAGGTCGATTTGGAAGCGGACGAAGCTGCGCCGGATGACGGGGCTGACAAGGGTATACGAATCAAGCCGGTCCTCCTTCGAAAAGGTTCAAGCCATTTGGCTATGTACGGCGTGGGGAACGTCAAGGATGCAAGAATGCACTACGAGCTAAGATCGAATCGAGTGAAGATGTACATGCctgagggaggagatgtgCCGGAGGAGGACTGGTTCAACATTTTGCTAATACATCAGAACCG TGTCAAGCATGGTCCTCAACAGTCGGTACCCGAAGGCATGTTTGATGACTCGATCCGGCTAGTGGTTTGGGGCCATGAACATGATTGTCGTATTACCCCAGAAAaggtggagggaaaggatTACTGGATCTCCCAGCCCGGTAGTTCAGTTGCTACCAGTCTGGCTCCTGGCGAAGCCATACCCAA ACATGTGGGCATACTTTCCATACAAGGCTCGCAGTTTCAAATCGCCGAGATTCCTCTCAAGACTGTCCGTCCGTTTGAAATGGACGAGGTGATCCTTAGCTATGCGGCGGAGCAGGGCGCGCTGAGTCTGGATGACAAAGACAGTATCACCCACTATCTTAGAACGCAG GTTAACGGTCTGATCGATAAGGCCAAAGCTAGTtggaaagaaaggaatTTGGGCTCGAGGGAGAAAATGATGTTGCCCCTCATCCGTTTGAAG GTGGAAACGTCGGATGCGAAAGAGATGACGAACCCCGTGCGTTTTGGTCAAGATTACGTTGACAAGGTCGCCAATCCTCGAGACATCCTTCAATACtacaggaagaagagagtcGCTGAGCGAA AAGCAAAGAACCTGCCCGACCAAcctgacgatgatgacgacgactgGGAGGGGGAAGATCCAGCAGCTATGACGGCCAATGACAAGCTGTCGAAGCTCCGTATGGCAAATCTTGTCAAACAGTATCTTCAAGCACAAAGCCTCGAGGTCTTGGTCGAAAATGGATTAGAAGATGCTGTGATGAGATTCGTGGAAAAGGATGATAAAGATGCAATCAAGGA CTTTGTTGCGGACACACTGAAGGCGGTCGGAAGGGATATGCGGTccaaggagatggacgaagacgaagtaGAGGAAGCT ATGACACGAGCCAAGGAACA TGCTGCTTCCCAATACGCCGAGACTCGTCCAGCGCCTAAGGAG aaagagaagaaggggaagagcCGACGAAAGGATTCGGATGTGGACAGCATGC TCGCCGAAGAGGACAACATGATGGACTTGGACTCGGATGCCTCATTCCCAACAAAGAAAGTGCCTGTCAGAAAAGGTGCCAAAGTCCCCACAGCCACGGCAAAGGgcaaaggaaggaagcctctg TTCGACGATGCTtcagacgaagacgaggaagagtcagatgaggaggaagaggaggaagaagagggagtcATCCcagcgaagaagggacGAGGAACTGCCAGTGCTTCAGCCTCGTCACGAAAAGCGCCTGCGAAAGCCCCAGCCAGGAAGGCTCCAGTCAAGGCCCCAGCCAAACGTGGTGCGACGTCGACGACTGCCAAGGGTGGTCGAGGTTTGGCTCAACCTCAACTCTC CTTCTCAAAAGGAGGGGTGGGACGGGTCTCGAAACCT ATTGAGctgagcgatgatgatgattaG